The sequence GAGATGCTTCCGGCTATGTGGTTATTCGTTGTGGTGCCATGGGTGCATATGGCGCCACATTAGAAGCGGGGACAGTCAAGGGCTGGTGGACACCGGCGTATTGGACTCCTGAAGACAAAGATGCGGTGGTAGATGTTACTGGTAAGGTCAACTATCTTGAAAGCAACACATCTCTTAAGGACTCCTATGCTAGGTGCTGGGAATGCATTTTTGGGAGGACTCTCAGCGGGGCTTTATTTGACGAATGGGGACGTTCGCGAAGGTAGAGAGAGCACAATGAGATACTCGTATATGCTGAGAACGTGCTCCATTTAGCCATGCTTTACGCAACGATATCCGCTGGATATACTATACAGCAGGTCGGTCTCCCCCGTGTCGAATACAGAGCtccagagggagaagaatTCTGGAACAGAGATAGTCCGAAAGAGAGACTTGCACTCCTCAAGCATAGGTCTGCGTAGTAactcccccctccccctccccctccccctcccccggGAAGGTAAGCTTTTGAAGATCATTGAAAAAGATACGCGAGGATTGATCATTGAAGCGTCTCCTCTCACTTCAAGCGAACACATTAGAGTACGCGCCATTATTTCTTAATAGAGTTTATAGGTTTGCGGCTGGAAAGGAGCCCTCGCAAGCTGATAGAGATCGTAAAATGAACAAACCAGTGTGGGAGAGCGGCCCCGAACTATACTGATTGATTCGGAGTAAATTATGGTAAATTTGGTTGTTCAAAGTCGCATGCCCATCTATATGCGGTCATGAAGCCAACTAGTAACACAAATCAATAATGAATAAACGTGAGACACATGGACCGGCTGGGTGGAAGCTAACGCCGATTGTTTGGATAACGTTACCTCGAGTGCACCAATTTATCCCAATGAAGGGACATGTACAATGTAGACAATTTGGGGCACGCTGCTGAGTCTATTGTGGTCAAATAACCAATCAAATTGTGGAAGCGTCCTGGAATCCCCTACTATCTCCACTACATCGCAGCGACCTTGTCACCAGCCTGGGCTCGTTTACAATGCCCAAACAGTTCGTATCCCTCGGGCTTTTCATACTAGACGAATTTGAGTTCCTGGATGCGACAGGGGAACCCACCGGAAAGATACTTCCTACTCAAGTAAGCTCAATATTTCACTCAAAATCGTGAGCCCGTGAGACCGTGAGACAAACGTGGGTCGTACAATCACACAGGTCGGAGGAGGAGGCACTTATGCAGCTGTCGGCGCACGAATATGGTATTTTGAAGATTTCTAAAGTAGTCTGGATCTGATTTGAATAAGTACTCAAGGCTACCTGCTTCTGAAATCGGCCAGATCGTAGATCGCGGCTTCGACTTTCCTGCTGCGGTCCAGCGGGAGTTGGATCACTATGGACCGGATATGTGGCATTTTCGTGACCAATCCGAAAATAAAACAACCAGAGCGGTGAACAGATACACGGGGGAATTAAGAGAGTAAGTCGTGCGCTGTATGGGATCTTTATCGAGGTATTGTACTCATTGCTCTAGTTTCGAATACCTCACTCCCCGAATCCGACTTACACCCAAGGATTTAGCTGGAACGCCGTTAGAATCCCCCCGTCAGATCCATTTTGTCTGTTCTCCCACTCGAGCATATCAAATAATGCAGGATGCCGATACGTACGGCGTAAAGGATTGGAAGCCGTTTGTCATCTATGAGCCCATCCCCGTAAGTTTCCTTCTCCACGTGGATCCAAGGATTGTTTCTGACTGGCCTAATAGTTCCGCTGCGTTCCTGAAGAACTGCCTGCGTTGAGGCAGATCCTTCACCGGGTCGACATCCTGAGCCCAAATGCCGAGGAAGCATTAGGGCTGCTTTCGATCGACAAGGCTGGGGCATATGATTATTCGGTTATTGAGTATGCAGCGGCTCGTCTTTTGTCCTTTGGAGTCGGGAAAGATGCTTCTGGGCATGTAATTATTCGATGCGGTGCTATGGGTGCGTATGCTGCTAAGAGAGAGGGAGGTATTGTCA comes from Rhizoctonia solani chromosome 4, complete sequence and encodes:
- a CDS encoding PfkB family carbohydrate kinase; translation: MPKQFVSLGLFILDEFEFLDATGEPTGKILPTQVGGGGTYAAVGARIWLPASEIGQIVDRGFDFPAAVQRELDHYGPDMWHFRDQSENKTTRAVNRYTGELRDFEYLTPRIRLTPKDLAGTPLESPRQIHFVCSPTRAYQIMQDADTYGVKDWKPFVIYEPIPFRCVPEELPALRQILHRVDILSPNAEEALGLLSIDKAGAYDYSVIEYAAARLLSFGVGKDASGHVIIRCGAMGAYAAKREGGIVRGWWTPAYWGPEDKGAVVDVTGKINHFGHDGTPTGTFVPGAGNAFLGGLSAGLSLTNGDVREAILYATVSAGYTIQQLGLPRVEYKDSGTVELWNGDRPKERLAFLRYRCADLK